A genomic window from Amia ocellicauda isolate fAmiCal2 chromosome 15, fAmiCal2.hap1, whole genome shotgun sequence includes:
- the mansc1 gene encoding MANSC domain-containing protein 1 — MEAMYSVVNIRALRVWVVLFGIMILWSESTAASTQPLCVREKKADMMIDYIKALVNKANSREPVYQPSEDICIRTCCAGTVKGLPCNMVAYRKKKGNNEPNCYLFHCPSQDACPLKKSVGYNSSIIHVPTTTTTTTTTTTTKPTIMTTTTTTTKPTTMTTKTTTTTTKPTTMTTMTTKTTTTTTKPTTTTTKPTTTTTTEPSTTTTTKPTTTTTTKPSTTTTTKPTTTTTTKPSTTTTTKPSTTTTTKPTTTTTTKPSTTTTTKPTTTTTTKPSTTTTTKPTTTTTTKPSTTTTTKPTTTTTTKPSTTTTTKPTTTTTTKPPATTTPKQTKQKTIPTVKKTTTAKTTTTTKPNATKNTITIKPPKTETTTKQKPVVKNPTTTEKAVAITNKAAGAATTSTQHITAVSVSSDFVQRAVTPITDSGFWRVVGPAGREKSGLVAAVVIGCVCLILVIALLGQRVRESFSRRHYNRLELRDLYTVA; from the exons ATGGAAGCCATGTATTCGGTGGTGAACATCAGGGCATTGAGGGTGTGGGTCGTCCTGTTTGGCATCATGATCTTGTGGAGTGAATCCACAGCGGCCTCAACTCAACCTCTCTGCGTGAGAGAGAAGAAGGCTGACATGATGATTGATTACATCAAAGCCCTGGTAAACAAAGCAAATAGCAGAGAGCCTGTCTACCAACCCTCTGAGGACATATGCATCAGAACATGTTGTGCAGGAACAGTAAAAG GTCTCCCGTGCAACATGGTGGCATATCGCAAGAAAAAGGGAAACAATGAGCCCAACTGCTATTTATTTCACTGTCCTAGTCAGGATGCTTGTCCACTGAAGAAATCTGTTGGATATAACAGCTCTATAATTCACG TCCCAACTACTACGACTACTACAACAACTACAACTACAACAAAACCAACTATTATGACTACTACAACAACTACCACAAAACCAACTACTATGACTACTAAAACAACTACAACTACCACAAAACCAACTACTATGACTACTATGACTACTAAAACAACTACAACTACCACAAaacccactactactactacaaaaccGACTACTACGACTACTACAGAACCATCTACTACAACGACCACAAAACCTACTACTACGACTACTACAAAACCATCTACTACAACTACCACAAAACCTACTACTACGACTACTACAAAACCATCTACTACAACTACCACAAAACCATCTACTACAACGACCACAAAACCTACTACTACGACTACTACAAAACCATCTACTACAACGACCACAAAACCTACTACTACGACTACTACAAAACCATCTACTACAACGACCACAAAACCTACTACTACGACTACTACAAAACCATCTACTACAACGACCACAAAACCTACTACTACGACTACTACAAAACCATCTACTACAACGACCACAAAACCTACTACTACGACTACTACAAAACCCCCTGCAACCACGACACCTAAACAAACTAAGCAAAAAACAATTCCAACTGTTAAGAAAACTACAACAGCTAAaacaactactactacaaaaccaaatgctacaaaaaacacaattactATAAAACCACCTAAAACTGAAACAACTACTAAACAAAAACCTGTAGTGAAAAATCCAACAACTACTGAAAAAGCGGTGGCCATAACTAACAAGGCAGCAGGAGCAGCCACAACATCTACACAACAcatcacagctgtttctgtttcgtCTGATTTTGTGCAAAGAGCAGTGACACCCATCACAGATTCTGGCTTTTGGAGAGTGGTGGGTCCAGCAGGAAGGGAGAAAAGTGGCCTGGTTGCTGCAGTAGTgattgggtgtgtgtgtctgattctTGTCATTGCACTGCTGGGACAGAGGGTCAGGGAATCCTTCAGCCGGAGACATTACAACAGACTGGAGCTCAGGGATTTATACACTGTTGCATGA
- the c4h11orf98 gene encoding uncharacterized protein C11orf98, with the protein MTSLRMKSRKRLSDTCVSSMAPGGKINRPKTELGKKLFKRRRALTKEKRRKHKIVGAVIDKGLITIHHLKKRNSSARANITLSGKKKRKLIKQLQHMDREKATMEVEMAPKGKAPDSVKTRKNNPKPQDVSMEEAVVMD; encoded by the exons ATGACATCACTGCGAATGAAAAGCCGGAAGAGGCTGAGCGACACGTGTGTTTCAAGCATGGCACCCGGGGGCAAGATCAACAGACCCAAAACA GAGCTGGGGAAGAAACTCTTCAAGCGGCGCCGGGCTCTGACGAAAGAGAAGAGAAGGAAGCATAAGATTGTGGGGGCTGTGATTGACAAAGGGCTGATCACTATTCACCACCTGAAGAAGAGAAA CTCCAGCGCTCGAGCAAATATCACACTCTCGGGAAAGAAAAAACGCAAACTCATAAAGCAGTTGCAGCACATGGATCGGGAGAAAGCCACGATGGAGG TTGAGATGGCACCCAAAGGGAAGGCACCTGACTCTGTAAAAACTAGAAAAAATAACCCCAAACCCCAAGATGTCAGCATGGAGGAAGCAGTGGTCATGGACTGA